Genomic segment of Drosophila simulans strain w501 chromosome 2R, Prin_Dsim_3.1, whole genome shotgun sequence:
tattttaatttcttcagCGGTTCACGCCTCGCACTCGCACAGCAGTGGCAAGATTCACCAGCCAGCCAAGCCGCCCACCACCGAGCCCACGCCAGCGGGAGCGGCAGGTGGAGCCGAAAGAGGAGCAACTGCCCTAGGTCCAGCAACCACCAGTGGCGCCAGCGAACGGGCACCACCGCCCGTCAAGCAGCGTACTCCAGCGGCCAGTAATCTAAAGACGCGAGTGCCACCGCCAGTACCGCCACGCGGCTCGCCACGGCGCAAGGATGCCCAGGATCGGACGACACCAGGTACAGAACCGCACACCACTAATCCCAACCCGGCACCAGCACATACCCACACCCTTCAGGTCCCAGCGAACGAGGGCATTCCGCGATTCGGGGATCGCCGTTCGCCTAGCAATGTCCAGGATTGGTTGGAGCTGCATGATCTCTTCGATGCTCCTAACAGTGGTCCATATGGTCCATCTGCTCCGCCTGCTCGTCTGGCAGACCCAACGGTTACTCTACTGAGAAGTTCTTCGCTGCGGCGTCGGGATTCCCTCCACTCCGCCTACTCCACAGCTCGATCAGAGAGTAGCTTCCGGCGCCAGCAGCCACGGCTTCTCAACCACGTGGACATCTTCCAGCGCAAGAACAGCTTTGTGGCGCGCAGTGATCGGTCATCGGTGGGCTCCATAGTTCGCAGCTTTCCGCCGATCAGAGCGGAGAGCTATCGTACGGGACGTTCCCGATCATCGGGCAGTATTCACAGCCAGCATTCTCCTAGGCGAGGGATTCAAGAAAAGCTGCAGCGACATCAGAGGCGAAAGCGCTACTTTCACTACGTGGATTTGGCACTCGGTGGCGAGGATTGCGAGAACCAGCCGGAGGAGGATAATCTTCTGCAGTCGGTCAGTGCTTTTCTGGAGGTCAAACGGGAACTGGAGGCGATACAGCGCCCCAGAAGACCGCTACCCAAGCTGACGCTTCCCGAGCCGGTCGTAGAGCCTGCGAGGAGTCCTCCTGGACAGCAGATCAGACGGGGCAAGAGACGAGCGCCAAAGGCAGCGCCCTCCACGATACCCGAGAGCGACGGGACTCAGGGATCGACGGGACGCGGACAGGGACGGGATTAGCTACTCGCTTGCACCTCGCTTACCCAGCCACACTACACCATTACCCAGCTACCTACTATCTACTACTACTGTCTACTTCTGCCACTCATTCCGTTGTATATTTTGCTCTGCTCATTGTATTGCTAGGCACAACGCCCTCATGCAGCTCGACTCCTCCCCCCGCCTTTGACGACATCTCCGAGGACAGCTCGAACAAGAACAGCAGCTCGTCGATAGGGCGCCGGtcgcatcatcatcaccaccatcaccagcagtcgcagcagcaccagcagtcCTACTATCTGGATCGCAAGATGAACATTGGACCCGCCTATCGAGGCTCCTACAAGGAGGACATTGTGAGGTAGTAGTGCTTCTGTTTCTTAGCCACATCTAAGCTATCCCGCCGTCGAGTGGAAATACCCATTTGtaacaaattgatttattgtttaacCAGCGTATCGGAAGTACATCTGGATACATTACTGGCGGTGGACACCTCGTCGAGCAGCCAGTATGGATCCCGCGGCGGATTGGCCTGGACCCCGCCCGCTTCAGGTGAGGGCTCCACTCCCACATGGACAGAGGGCACACCAAGTTTTACGGACTCCAGTTCGAGTGGTGATCTCGGTAATTGGCACTTGAGATTTGCTTTGAAATCGCTTTTTGTGTTTCTATATCTATCTGTATATGTGTATTCGTTCACGCTTGCAATCGTAGACAACTTCTCGCCCATAAACTCATCTAAAATCGATCGACACAAGCCGACGGTGGAAGAGGCCATCAACTCTCTGTCCGCGGGAATGGTAAATATCAGAGGAGACCGACTCTAGACACGATCCCcagcacacacagatacgtcCCGTACCGCTGCACCCACGACACCTCCACCTAGACAGCTCCATGCCCATCACACAGAGTTAGACTCGCACACGTCCATATAGAATTGTACACTACTAGAGTTTTCCAAATTGCAGTGCATCTTTCGTTTGGGTGTTCTTCCCTCGCCATTCCCTCACAGCATCCCACTGATACATGACTTCTCTATTGCATTCTTATAGATCAACTAACATAGCATGTGGTGACGGAACACAAGACACACCAACCCAGATATATCACGATGTGGACTGAGAAAGAGTCCGAGCGAAGTATGCCTCATACTCTTACATACTGATTATGCTTGCGTGTTCAGGCGCTCTTGTATAGCTAGGATATAATCAAAAGGCGCCCCACGTAGAACAGATTCCCCCATGTCATGCCCACGACCAcagccacacccacacctGCCCATCCCTTCCAGCGGACACTGGGTGAAAAATAACCAACAGAAACATAACTCAATCCAGCAAAAGATATTATATACAAACCCAAAGCGTACTCCTCATACACAGAACTACAGAAGCATATAGCATATAACTTGCAAATCAAATACGAGTAAGGTGCTCACGATGGCATCCCGTTGGTGATCAGAGATCCGTGATCAGTGATTCGTTGTCCCGGCCCCCTATACGTTTAGTGTACGGTGTAAAGAGTTCGTTATGCGTTCGATCAGATAATATGGAAATATACAATACActgaaattatataaataaacgtTTTTGCGATACTTTCGATCTCCGATATATCCACATAAGTACGTATTATGTATACCTATGTATAATCAGCAATCGCgatattacaatattattgtaaaatatttcaatttacaaGCCAGACAAACCAAGAgcaaaattatatacatattattcATCTGTATTTATTAACGATAATTGTAACGCGCTTAGGTTTACTCAACACAATAAACAGAACAGAACCGGACCGGACCGGACTTACAAAGGATATTACAATACGTGCACCAACAGACGGACTCGGACTGCAGACAACTTTCGACTCAAACATGATGAAAGAattgattatttattaattagttgAATGTTATTTAACTTATATGCATTATTCTAAAGATTACTGAAATCCAAATgtaattacaataaattaaattgcaaggTTGAAATTCCGGCATGTTCCCTCGAATGCGATTTTGCTAGACTAAAACAAACGTACGTTTGAAACGGGCGACTAGTACAGTTTCTGCAGATCGTTGAGCGGCTGATTCAGGAAGTCGTTGGTCCAGTTTTTGTCCGGATTATCTAGATGGTTGTCAAAGTCAACCAAATCCCGCATGGCTCCGCgcttcagcagcagcgacaCGCCTTCCAATGTGTCGGACGCCTGTGAGAGCGTAAACTTGGCCTTTGACCACCTTGCTCCGGAGTCTCCGGGGCAGTTGAATACCTGGATGGCGGCTCGATCGTGCTGCAGCGTCATCAGCTTGTTGTCCACCACCACGAAGCAGGCGTTCTTGAAGTTCTCCTGGATCTTGTCCGCTATCTTGGCTGCTGGGGTCTTGTCGACCTGGTTGTCGTAGAAGTTCTCCGGCGCTGCGTAGTAGCCGGCGATTACCAATCCCTCCCGTTCGGCGTGGGCATCGATCTGAAAGTGTAGGTAGGTTTATTATCGGTATTTTCGTACTCATGCCATTATAAACcctattttataaattttgttaCTATAATAATGGTACTAACTAGTACACAACCTTATCGGCTATTTAACTTAATTCATGCTTCACAACTTCAATGCTTTAAGACTGCTGGTTTAATCTGCCTCATAAACTTCTAACAGGGTAAAAGTGGTGTGACACTAGTTCTTGAATTTGATATGCTAATATTAACATACCATCGTGGGGTACAAGGTACATTTTACTGAATAAAGATCACTTGGAACATAAACATTTCCGTTCTAGACACAATATTGGATAACTATGCAGCCGCAATAGATTAGAATTGTTATATATCTTTTGGATAGCGGAGTGTTTAACTAGGGTGCGAGGATCTAGATACAAATTGAAGCCATGTTAGTTCCATGATTGGGCGCACCACATTACTGTCCGGATTAGAATTCACCGAGCCCCTCGTGGAGTGAGTTTAGGAAGGGCAATTGGCAATTACCAGCATGAGGGCCACCTCCGCCATGGGGGTGACATACAGGCACTGGTGGAAAAGCGGAATCGCATCCACGATTTCCACCAGAGAGCCCTTCGAGGTCTTCTCGGCCAGCAACAGTCCGTTGACCGCCTGGTGTGGATACTTGGCCGCGTGGAATATCAACTTGGCGTACGCCCGCTCCGAGACCTTGTAGTCGCACATTTTCTCAGAATATTATCTCAATTTATtcggcaaaaaataaaacatgaatTGGAAATTCGACAGCTAGAAAGTGTGACCACAACGCAGTCGTTCAAATATACCGCAAACGTCAAATATACATTGGAAAATACTAACATGGATGAGCAGGGAATGGATTCCACAAAAAATGAGATCCAAACcatatttgttattaatttctttagtgtcgaaaatatatatgatttaaGTTCTAGAAAATTGTCACTATTTAAGGTTGCAGTAGTCTGGTCACATCGATATGGGCGCGCAAACAATATTTGGATTCCacttcaaattaatttattactcaaactaatatttaattctAACGTGAATGATGGAAAACATAACTGAATATGTGtaacattttatttcttaACTGTCCGTCTGCGTCTCGCTCTTGCTTGGTTTTTCTCctgtttttatatatgtatattgtaactaaaaatatttagcagTTCAGCTGAATGTCCGGCGGCAGACCAACCCGGCCTTCCAATTGGATCCTTGAACACCATCAAACCACACCGATGGGGAAACTACGTCTGACTTTCATTCAGTATTGCCTTGATGTCGTCGGCGTCAAGAGTCTCGTACTTGAGAAGCGCCTCCGCAAGCGCTTTGTGCTCCCTGGTGTGTTTTCGCAGGATAGCCTTCGCCCGCTCGTAACTGTCGCTGAGGATGCGCTTGATCTCCGCGTCCACGGCTTCAATGGTGTTGGGGCCAAGGGTGTCGCCGGTGCCCAGACCCTTTGATGCCTCGATGGTGCGAAGACCGACCTTGTCGGACATGCCCCAGTCCCTGACCATATGCGTGGCGATCGAGGTTGCCTGCTTGAGATCACTGCTGGCTCCCGACGTAATCTTGTCCGTGCCGAAGACCAGTTCCTCAGCAGCACGACCGCCCATCATGGTGTCCATCATGGCCAGCAACTGCGCCTTTGTGACATGGTAACGCTCCTTCTCCGGTATGTAGGCGGTGTGTCCAAGGGAGGGTCCGCGGGGCATGATGGTCACCTTGTGCAGCGGATGCGACTCCTTGGTGTAGAAGGCCACAATCGCATGGCCGCCCTCGTGGTAAGCGGTTATGGTGTTGGCCTCCTCGTCCGGCAGACGAGCCTTGCGCTCGGGTCCCATAAGTACTTTGTCTCGTGCCGTTTCCAAATGCTTCATGCTGACCGTTTCGGCTCCATCGATGGCAGCTCTGCCAAAATGTTAGAATTATAAGTACCGCTCTTAAGAATTGTGATTGAATAAATCCACACAAGTTATTCCTTACCTTAACGCCGCTTGGTTTATCATGTTTTCCAGATCCGCTCCTGTAAAACCAGAGGTGCCGCGCGCCAGCATGTCCAAGTCAATTTCATCGTGCAAAATCTTCGTCAGATACAAAGACAATATCTCCTTACGCCCAGTGAAATCGGGCGTCGACACCATGACTTCTACATCAAATCGACCGGGACGCAGCAGAGCCTGATCCAAATCGTCGCGACGATTGGTGGCTCCCAAAACAATGACGCCAGCGTTCTGATGGAAGCCATCCATCTCGGAGAGCAGCTGATTGATGGTCTGATTGGCGTAAGGATGCAGCACAGAGTTGGTTCGCTTGGCGCCCACCGAGTCGATTTCGTCGATAAAGATCACACAAGGGGCACGGGCCTTTGCTGCCTCTGCAAGATTATGTTCTTGTTTAGTTGAGCACTTTGGGTAATTCAAATTCACTTACTGAACAGATCCCGCACTCGCCTGGCTCCTTGGCCCACGAGCACCTCATCGAACTCTGGTCCGGCAGCATGGAAGAAAGGAACCTTGGCTTCACCGGCGACGGCACGGGCCAGCAGTGTTTTGCCAGTACCCGGCGGTCCAACCAGGAGCACTCCCTTTGGAAGCTTTCCGCCCAAGTTCGAGAACTTTTCGGGACTCTTCAGGAATTCAACGACCTCCTTGAGCTCCTGCTTGGCTTCGTCGCAACCCTTGACATCCTCAAAAGTGACGTTGATCTCCTCCGGGTCCACCTCGACCTGGTTGCCCAGTTGTATGCTGCTGAAAGAAAGGCATATCAGATGGGTTAAGCAAAACTAATGACGTGGAGGCTCACCGAAATACGGATCCGTTGGAGGTTGTAAAGAAGCTCAGGAAAATGCCCAAGAACACGACGATTACGACGATAGTCTGCAAAGTCTGCGTGACAATTActagaatttatttttaacactAAAGAAGACAAGGGCCTTCTGTGGATTTCAAAGTAATCAAGATACACTTTGAATGAATTTAAACTCGTACCTTCAGATATTTCATAGTTTTCCCTGATTTTGGAGAGTCCTCCGAGTTGGCGGCGGCCAAGTAGCCCTCGGCAAAGGCAATCTTCAGGCTCTCCTAGAATACAAAACATTAGTACGGCTAACAATTGAGAGACCCTGTCGTCCTACGCCTTTATTAAATCCGTTCTCTTCGGATTTGGCCAGCAGCCGTCTCAGTTTTTCAGCCTGAAGGGGTGTGTCCCCATCCAGACGCTGGGGCGAGTTGGCCAGAGCATTCTTTAGTCGGGAGGTCATTGTGGGATTGCGCTTTTGTTCCGCCTCAATGGAACGATCCGTCTTAAAGCCACGTATCTGCTTTCTATAAAGGGCTACACTTTAGATATAGTTCGTAGATTCGTTCCGTATACTTACAGCTGTTGTTGTGAGAAGAGCGGACGAAGAAGACCTGGCGTAATAGTTGGAATCACCTTGCTGAAAACATTAACCAGGATTAACCAGAGTCTCCAAAAAGTAATTTGGAATACGTACACATTGGCGCCTGTGGGCAGGGCACCCGCTGCACCGGTTAGCGAAACTTCGAACTGATAATTTTGCAGCTGGCCACGACCGATCTGTGTGGCCGGCTCCTCCAACGTGACTCGGACGTCGCGCATGGAGGGGAGAATGCTCGTCACCTTGGCCAGCATATCATCGACCAGCCGCCGGTCGAGAATGCCATTCAGTCGAGCCGCCCTCTCCACCATGCCCTGTATGCTGGCGCTCGAACGGCTCAGCAGGTTCCGCAGGTCAAGCACTAGGTCATGACTCCGGctggacgtggacgtggactTGGGCAACCGTGCAGCTCCCGCGCTCCCGTGCAGCTTGGTTCGATTAACGGAGTAGTAGTGCGGCTTTCTGCTGAAGTTGCCTAGGTACAGGTAGGGCTGTCACATCACACGCAGTTCCCCGATTCCAAGTGTTGGGTTGAAGAAATGGAGCAGTCAGGTGGGCGGATGAATGTATTGCCATCGGGCAGCACTTACCACGGAGT
This window contains:
- the LOC6735780 gene encoding ER membrane protein complex subunit 8/9 homolog, yielding MCDYKVSERAYAKLIFHAAKYPHQAVNGLLLAEKTSKGSLVEIVDAIPLFHQCLYVTPMAEVALMLIDAHAEREGLVIAGYYAAPENFYDNQVDKTPAAKIADKIQENFKNACFVVVDNKLMTLQHDRAAIQVFNCPGDSGARWSKAKFTLSQASDTLEGVSLLLKRGAMRDLVDFDNHLDNPDKNWTNDFLNQPLNDLQKLY
- the LOC6735781 gene encoding ATP-dependent zinc metalloprotease YME1L isoform X1, whose product is MFSTTTHSVPYLYLGNFSRKPHYYSVNRTKLHGSAGAARLPKSTSTSSRSHDLVLDLRNLLSRSSASIQGMVERAARLNGILDRRLVDDMLAKVTSILPSMRDVRVTLEEPATQIGRGQLQNYQFEVSLTGAAGALPTGANVKVIPTITPGLLRPLFSQQQLKQIRGFKTDRSIEAEQKRNPTMTSRLKNALANSPQRLDGDTPLQAEKLRRLLAKSEENGFNKGESLKIAFAEGYLAAANSEDSPKSGKTMKYLKTLQTIVVIVVFLGIFLSFFTTSNGSVFRSIQLGNQVEVDPEEINVTFEDVKGCDEAKQELKEVVEFLKSPEKFSNLGGKLPKGVLLVGPPGTGKTLLARAVAGEAKVPFFHAAGPEFDEVLVGQGARRVRDLFKAAKARAPCVIFIDEIDSVGAKRTNSVLHPYANQTINQLLSEMDGFHQNAGVIVLGATNRRDDLDQALLRPGRFDVEVMVSTPDFTGRKEILSLYLTKILHDEIDLDMLARGTSGFTGADLENMINQAALRAAIDGAETVSMKHLETARDKVLMGPERKARLPDEEANTITAYHEGGHAIVAFYTKESHPLHKVTIMPRGPSLGHTAYIPEKERYHVTKAQLLAMMDTMMGGRAAEELVFGTDKITSGASSDLKQATSIATHMVRDWGMSDKVGLRTIEASKGLGTGDTLGPNTIEAVDAEIKRILSDSYERAKAILRKHTREHKALAEALLKYETLDADDIKAILNESQT
- the LOC6735781 gene encoding ATP-dependent zinc metalloprotease YME1L isoform X4, with protein sequence MFSTTTHSVPYLYLGNFSRKPHYYSVNRTKLHGSAGAARLPKSTSTSSRSHDLVLDLRNLLSRSSASIQGMVERAARLNGILDRRLVDDMLAKVTSILPSMRDVRVTLEEPATQIGRGQLQNYQFEVSLTGAAGALPTGANVKVIPTITPGLLRPLFSQQQLKQIRGFKTDRSIEAEQKRNPTMTSRLKNALANSPQRLDGDTPLQAEKLRRLLAKSEENGFNKGESLKIAFAEGYLAAANSEDSPKSGKTMKYLKTIVVIVVFLGIFLSFFTTSNGSVFRIQLGNQVEVDPEEINVTFEDVKGCDEAKQELKEVVEFLKSPEKFSNLGGKLPKGVLLVGPPGTGKTLLARAVAGEAKVPFFHAAGPEFDEVLVGQGARRVRDLFKAAKARAPCVIFIDEIDSVGAKRTNSVLHPYANQTINQLLSEMDGFHQNAGVIVLGATNRRDDLDQALLRPGRFDVEVMVSTPDFTGRKEILSLYLTKILHDEIDLDMLARGTSGFTGADLENMINQAALRAAIDGAETVSMKHLETARDKVLMGPERKARLPDEEANTITAYHEGGHAIVAFYTKESHPLHKVTIMPRGPSLGHTAYIPEKERYHVTKAQLLAMMDTMMGGRAAEELVFGTDKITSGASSDLKQATSIATHMVRDWGMSDKVGLRTIEASKGLGTGDTLGPNTIEAVDAEIKRILSDSYERAKAILRKHTREHKALAEALLKYETLDADDIKAILNESQT
- the LOC6735781 gene encoding ATP-dependent zinc metalloprotease YME1L isoform X3 — protein: MFSTTTHSVPYLYLGNFSRKPHYYSVNRTKLHGSAGAARLPKSTSTSSRSHDLVLDLRNLLSRSSASIQGMVERAARLNGILDRRLVDDMLAKVTSILPSMRDVRVTLEEPATQIGRGQLQNYQFEVSLTGAAGALPTGANVKVIPTITPGLLRPLFSQQQLKQIRGFKTDRSIEAEQKRNPTMTSRLKNALANSPQRLDGDTPLQAEKLRRLLAKSEENGFNKGESLKIAFAEGYLAAANSEDSPKSGKTMKYLKTIVVIVVFLGIFLSFFTTSNGSVFRSIQLGNQVEVDPEEINVTFEDVKGCDEAKQELKEVVEFLKSPEKFSNLGGKLPKGVLLVGPPGTGKTLLARAVAGEAKVPFFHAAGPEFDEVLVGQGARRVRDLFKAAKARAPCVIFIDEIDSVGAKRTNSVLHPYANQTINQLLSEMDGFHQNAGVIVLGATNRRDDLDQALLRPGRFDVEVMVSTPDFTGRKEILSLYLTKILHDEIDLDMLARGTSGFTGADLENMINQAALRAAIDGAETVSMKHLETARDKVLMGPERKARLPDEEANTITAYHEGGHAIVAFYTKESHPLHKVTIMPRGPSLGHTAYIPEKERYHVTKAQLLAMMDTMMGGRAAEELVFGTDKITSGASSDLKQATSIATHMVRDWGMSDKVGLRTIEASKGLGTGDTLGPNTIEAVDAEIKRILSDSYERAKAILRKHTREHKALAEALLKYETLDADDIKAILNESQT
- the LOC6735781 gene encoding ATP-dependent zinc metalloprotease YME1L isoform X2, coding for MFSTTTHSVPYLYLGNFSRKPHYYSVNRTKLHGSAGAARLPKSTSTSSRSHDLVLDLRNLLSRSSASIQGMVERAARLNGILDRRLVDDMLAKVTSILPSMRDVRVTLEEPATQIGRGQLQNYQFEVSLTGAAGALPTGANVKVIPTITPGLLRPLFSQQQLKQIRGFKTDRSIEAEQKRNPTMTSRLKNALANSPQRLDGDTPLQAEKLRRLLAKSEENGFNKGESLKIAFAEGYLAAANSEDSPKSGKTMKYLKTLQTIVVIVVFLGIFLSFFTTSNGSVFRIQLGNQVEVDPEEINVTFEDVKGCDEAKQELKEVVEFLKSPEKFSNLGGKLPKGVLLVGPPGTGKTLLARAVAGEAKVPFFHAAGPEFDEVLVGQGARRVRDLFKAAKARAPCVIFIDEIDSVGAKRTNSVLHPYANQTINQLLSEMDGFHQNAGVIVLGATNRRDDLDQALLRPGRFDVEVMVSTPDFTGRKEILSLYLTKILHDEIDLDMLARGTSGFTGADLENMINQAALRAAIDGAETVSMKHLETARDKVLMGPERKARLPDEEANTITAYHEGGHAIVAFYTKESHPLHKVTIMPRGPSLGHTAYIPEKERYHVTKAQLLAMMDTMMGGRAAEELVFGTDKITSGASSDLKQATSIATHMVRDWGMSDKVGLRTIEASKGLGTGDTLGPNTIEAVDAEIKRILSDSYERAKAILRKHTREHKALAEALLKYETLDADDIKAILNESQT